AAACCGGTATGAGCATTATTTACGAAGGGGGCGGTGCGGAGAGTTTTAGAATTACTTTGTCGCCCCAGGGCTGATTTATGAGGAGCTATCATGTACCAAACAATAAAACATGAGCCATACACGGCAGCACAGTCGGCCCGCGTGTGTCAACTCATCCGCTATGAGAAAATTAAAGAGCGGAAAAGACTTATCCGTATCGCACGGGCAGTGTTTAGCAACTCTCCCCGGTTACAAGAGTTCATAAAACGGATGGCCGACAACAGCGTTGAAGCCGGTGGGCTGCCCCAGCAATCTCCCGATACGCAACTGCCCCAGCAGTAAGCTAGACTTTTCATCATGGGGGATTTCCGCCACTATCTGAAATCGCAAATTGCCAAGCTCGCGGCGTTGGAAAACCGTGGCCGTGGTTTGACTGACAATGACGTGATATTGCCGCTGCTGGCAAAAACCTTCAATGAGCAAACCAAGATTTTCAATCAGATACGGGCTAGAGCGTTGACGGATGGCTATCCGCAGATTGCGAGAATGATCGACGCAATACCTGAAACGGAACCAATCAAACGGCAACACGAAGCGGTTTCAGGGTGCTTGGCATTGGTTACACCGCCTAGTGAATCTGAAGCCAGTACGCCGTTGACCGTGGCACAGGCCGCCAAGCAAATG
This sequence is a window from Pirellulales bacterium. Protein-coding genes within it:
- a CDS encoding helix-turn-helix domain-containing protein, with the protein product MGDFRHYLKSQIAKLAALENRGRGLTDNDVILPLLAKTFNEQTKIFNQIRARALTDGYPQIARMIDAIPETEPIKRQHEAVSGCLALVTPPSESEASTPLTVAQAAKQMNISQRKVYDLCKKGLLRHTTNPIRIRPADIEAFQARQRDPSPVALRHLR